A single window of Plasmodium reichenowi strain SY57 chromosome 14, whole genome shotgun sequence DNA harbors:
- a CDS encoding hypothetical protein (conserved Plasmodium protein, unknown function), with amino-acid sequence SCLINVLTKITYPKNIQKILKILSHIVFMSNKEKDITIFKDNYNFLLDLYMNSNISIKEYILNILVQILNKNYEYVGSLVEYMNKENYHNDNNKVGVHEKVCDDIVLFYFSYDIILYTLSAKIEKQPFKDNIIFNHPHIPSEYKANHNINNDINSDMNNNIINNFHFHSIYNNLINIPYIKEINLDIDKTISDNFYSLWICILKLIYKMFHQKKEEIVKKICSFYIATINYLYEYFKNQTLGKISYELSNLCLDVVIEYMCLFIIHETHNFYLTYESMNIKMLTNDIIKSTILKVIEFNFILNDEIKIEKCIYILHLCLSIYKNDMKNEKSIIYTYIAQFVIIYLLKVLLKYFSKYFNFYNYIQQNQNKRAERNDANKNYNLHNNNNNNNFNDDVQKNGNVIFDEYKTIGEEKSNRNKNNIPDISFDIQGNNTNNYCLNHFKNDVNNNNNNNNNNNNNNNDSNSNSNSNSEQIYNKLNQCNKNHIKYIYDNIINYQHDENFLNEFTHFQNDVKKLFNINYINDYDITKTFLNFNFSTINEDNYSYINKHSVFTLISILSLYEPNYLNYILITFLTYFKINIPIFIFSFFYQSQYIHNKNILNSLLIFIYILTQNYIFTPFPSIFLQTNFPSITNTQSFEKLMYDTNKNNHLFTCNKDEHTLLIIEILKLINNILNTNKDIYIEKKNILHLSTISTNLNGTKIFHSYNYNYILRKVLKYDDFANICSRALDNILTYLIDTNNVEDNNRKNIIVNYLRDNIDDMNSAIVDMYKKYKNFF; translated from the exons TCCTGTCTGATAAATGTGTTGACTAAG ATAACTTATCCGAAAAATATCCAAAAGATTTTAAAGATCCTTAGTCATATTGTATTTATGAGTAATAAGGAAAAGGACATAACCATATTCAAGGATAACTACAACTTTTTATTAGATTTATACATGAATAGCAATATATCaattaaagaatatatCTTAAATATCCTAgtacaaatattaaataagaATTATGAATATGTAGGTAGTTTGGTAgaatatatgaacaaagaaaattatcataatgataataacaAAGTAGGTGTTCATGAAAAAGTATGTGATGATATcgttttattttattttagttatgatataatattatatactcTATCTGCAAAGATAGAAAAACAACCAtttaaagataatataatttttaatcATCCACATATTCCAAGTGAGTATAAAGCTAATCacaatattaataatgatataaatagtgatatgaataataatattattaataactTTCATTTCCATagtatttataataatttaataaatattccatacattaaagaaataaatcTAGATATTGATAAGACAATAAGTGATAACTTTTATTCATTGTGGATATGTATCCTAAAATTGATATACAAAATGTTTcatcaaaaaaaagaagaaatagTAAAGAAGATAtgttctttttatatagcaactattaattatttatatgaatattttaaaaatcaGACATTAGGAAAAATATCATATGAACTATCAAATTTATGTTTAGATGTTGTTATTGAATATAtgtgtttatttattattcatgaaacacataatttttatttaacatatgaatctatgaatattaaaatgttaaCTAACGATATAATCAAAAGTACTATTTTAAAAGTGATtgaatttaattttattttaaatgatgaaataaaaatagaaaaatgtatatatatattacacCTGTGTTTAAgtatatacaaaaatgatatgaaaaatgaaaaatcaattatatacacatatatagCTCAAtttgtaattatatatttattaaaagttttattgaaatattttaGTAAATATTTCAATTTCTATAATTACATCCAACAAAATCAAAACAAAAGGGCTGAACGAAATGATgcaaataaaaattataatcttcataataataataataataataattttaatgatGATGTTCAAAAAAACGGCAACGTAATTTttgatgaatataaaactataggagaagaaaaatcgaatagaaataaaaataatataccaGATATATCATTTGACATACAAGgtaataatacaaataattattGTTTGAATCATTTCAAGAAtgatgtaaataataataacaacaacaacaacaacaacaacaacaacaataatgatagtaatagtaatagtaatagCAACAGtgaacaaatatataataaattgaatcaatgtaataaaaatcatattaaatacatatatgataatattataaattatcaacatgatgaaaattttttaaatgaattTACGCATTTTCAAAATGATGTCAAAAAACTCTtcaatataaattatataaatgattatGATATTACTAAAACTTTtcttaattttaatttttcaacaattaatgaagataattatagctatataaataaacatagCGTCTTTACTTTAATTTctattttatctttatatgAACCAAACTATctaaattatattttaattacATTCTTAACATATTTCAAAATTAATATCCCTATCTTTatcttttcctttttctaTCAATCAcaatatattcataataaaaatatactcAATTCAttacttatttttatttatatattaacacagaattatatattcacaCCATTCCCATCCATTTTTCTTCAAACCAACTTCCCAAGTATAACAAATACTCAAAgttttgaaaaattaatgtatgatacaaataaaaataatcatttGTTTACGTGTAACAAGGATGAACATACTTTGTTAATCATAGAAATATtgaaattaataaataatatcctaaatacaaataaagatatttatatagagaaaaaaaatatcctTCACCTCAGTACCATATCCACCAATTTAAATGGAACCAAAATATTCCACtcttataattataattacatCCTTAGAAAAGTATTGAAATATGACGATTTTGCTA ATATATGTAGCAGAGCTctagataatatattgaCATATTTAATTGATACCAATAATGTAGAAGATAAcaatagaaaaaatataattgtGAATTATTTGAGAGATAACATTGATGATATGAATAGTGCTATTGTtgatatgtataaaaagtataaaaattttttttaa
- a CDS encoding leucine-rich repeat protein gives METLKDEENYIKLIKVSNNVEDKKNEEIEKIEVCMEKYINLNIFEYFKNLKELYLVKNNITDITPLFNCVNLTILFLQINKIKSILGIEKLRYLEKLNLFNNELNEQFINIEHNKYLVHIDLSDNQIERIEFFYNTNIFLYINLANNSIRNIEPLKNNFHLEYLNISGNKIEKFEDIQVLHKLKKIKELYLNSIYYKNNILTDNLFYKHYFFNNFPNLQVLDHEIITDKERKHTMSDIEALKCIIDFKINFIREKYKKEKYYILFINNKNISYLNEVLKPYHFYLNVVQEYNFLENKEKENISNIKEQIKFYLSAYTARFNYIMKRLKEERNLQIRYLTTSINSYFNIFFKSITKEQEEYKFIENFIKLNFNSESLKNYYIDDIKIENIIKVKKLNHNVLDTLIEEQTNSLIYKKNILFLHPYNYCKLNDNFDFDEKEYTVDDCEKKKFFEKNYICSCYNINHILKTLIKLFLEKDQLHELVHLIYYKNKQNDDVLNYKNDINIKKKILRNKKFDFPFFSIYIVENYFFEKEYKEVTAYSTQDNKINENDENENENENENKNHENEYKNKNDENKRTNNEIKFKIYYTLPKHTNLKYIVNLSLLNKNKEKNNEKNDEKNDEKNNEKNDEKNNEKNNEKNNEKNELNKIHSSIIKTCAPKKIKRYDFLKFIGIKNKTNTIFFNENLIDDFFHYILTFEHINFFHITKYFIKLSKIICEIKKNIYLLILKNNLNCSEKDTSLNENGEIRVYEDMEILKKEKEKIINNLKNKNVDINYYNDPSNGKNNDVTIIYMNSLHLSKIYVHVFKNHYNNLKELYLRNNNINNLKTFFHFDSNDIESLEVLDLSFNCISDLTPLFKYFPNLINIDLSFNYIYDYQQIQLFSVHHQHIEYLSILNNSLYIKKIYYENIHLLFPQIKIFNDITITNKTNFDIKNYAFICKNKERVYDEYGMDDDDQDGHNKNYIKIKNINNEHCLKVYEDINIHNYEMHIQMINLSNLYMKLTYLNFEIFKYLKILDLSNNGIEHLTNLTLPKQLKVLNLRNNKIFCIDFLHDKLEIEMLILDNNELKNINKVNVLKKLKILRCSHNKLSTIPLFQKCSLKEMDIHNNFIKDITHIVLIKNKQSLICINIYNNKINFLNLDLYLIHIFPNLLILNNSCVERRQNSEKYFKNIYTLDVFFDIYNMYPPYTSLQSLEINNLKIKNILFDINNDNFYNLKFLNISNNYINNIHNIGPLDNLKALILNNNKHINENSFMGEHERNVLNNFKSLEDLDISFCLLSKTNFFKKCPNLKNLKTLNLEGNNINSIKYLENLERLKVLNLSNNKISKISPDSFPKSLENLNISNNLIRNLSPFDNLKNVETLDLRVNRIDNIDEFKYLKNLEKLKTLYLNGNRKIKEHFIIIKNMLTQIENFDNKIMKEQNNLTSNLEEKREEFKLHKDISKKNILITSNNDNNNNNNNYYNATYNYSNIKSPAKNKTKM, from the exons ATGGAAACATTAAAAGACGAAGA aaattatattaaattaataaaagtGTCTAACAATGTagaagataaaaaaaatgaagaaatagaaaaaatagaaGTATGtatggaaaaatatattaacttaaacatatttgaatattttaaaaacttaaaagaattatatttgGTCAAGAATAATATTACGGATATAACGCCTTTGTTTAATTGTGTTAATTTGACAatcttatttttacaaatcAACAAAATCAAAAGTATATTAG GAATTGAAAAATTGAGATATTTAGAAAAATTGAACTTGTTCAATAATGAGTTAAATGAACAGttcataaatatagaacataataaatatctTGTACATATAGATTTAAGTGACAATCAAATAGAAAGGattgaatttttttataatacgAATATATTCctatatattaatttagCGAATAATTCTATAAGAAATATAGAGcctttaaaaaataatttccATTTGGAATATTTGAATATCAGTGGAAACAA AATTGAAAAATTCGAAGATATTCAAGTGCTtcataaattaaaaaaaattaaagaacTATACTTGaattcaatatattata aaaataatatattaacagacaatttattttacaaacattacttttttaataattttccAAATTTACAA gtttTGGATCATGAAATAATAACAGATAAAGAAAGAAAACATACTATGAGTGATATTGAAGCTCTAAAATGTATCATagattttaaaataaattttatacgagagaaatataaaaaggaaaagtattatatattatttattaataacaaGAATATATCTTATTTAAATGAAGTTTTAAAACCATATCATTTTTACTTAAATGTTGTACAAGagtataattttttggAG aataaagaaaaggaaaatatatcgaatataaaagaacaaataaaGTTTTATCTGAGTGCCTATACCGCTAG atttaattatattatgaagagattaaaagaagaaagaAATTTGCAAATAAGATATTTGACAACATCCATTAATTCATActttaacatttttttcaaatcGATAACAAAAGAACAAGAAga atataaatttattgaGAACTTCATAAAGTTAAATTTCAATTCCGAATCCctgaaaaattattatattgatgatataaaaatagaaaatataataaaagtaaaaaaattgaatCATAATGTTTTGGACACGTtaat AGAAGAACAGACTAATAGTctaatttataaaaagaatattttatttttacatcCTTATAATta CTGTAAATTGAATGACAATTTCGATTTTGATGAGAAGGAATATACTGTAGATGAttgtgaaaaaaaaaaattttttgaaaaaaattatatttgttcttgttataatataaaccACATATTAAAGACATTAATAAA ACTCTTCTTAGAAAAAGACCAACTACACGAACTGgttcatttaatttattacaaaaataaacaaaatgatgACGTCctaaattataaaaacgatataaatataaaaaaaaaaattttaagaaataaaaaattcgattttccttttttctccatatatattgttgaaaattattttttcgAGAAAGAATATAAGGAAGTGACAGCTTACAGCACAcaagataataaaattaatgaaaatgatgaaaatgaaaatgaaaatgaaaatgaaaataaaaatcatgaaaatgaatataaaaataaaaatgatgagaacaaaagaacaaataacgaaataaaatttaaaatttattatactCTTCCTAAACATACcaatttaaaatatatagttAACTTAAGTTtgttaaataaaaataaagaaaaaaataatgaaaaaaatgacgaaaaaaatgacgaaaaaaataacgaaaaaaatgacgaaaaaaataacgaaaaaaataacgaaaaaaataacgaaaaaaatgagttaaataaaattcaCTCATccattataaaaacatgtgctccaaaaaaaattaaaagatatgattttttaaaatttataggaataaaaaataagacaaatactatatttttcaatgaaaatttaatagacgatttttttcattatattttaacctttgaacatataaatttttttcatataacaaaatattttattaaattaagtaaaataatatgtgaaataaaaaaaaatatatatcttcttATTCTGAAAAATAACTTGAATTGTTCAGAAAAAGATACGTCTCTTAATGAAAATGGGGAAATTCGTGTGTATGAAGATATGGagattttaaaaaaagaaaaagaaaaaataataaataatttgaagaataaaaatgtagatattaattattataatgacCCTAGTAATggtaaaaataatgatgtcacaattatttatatgaacaGTTTACATTTAAGCAAAATCTATGTACATGTCTTCAAAAATCATTATAAcaatttaaaagaattatatttaagaaataacaacataaataatttaaaaacattttttcattttgattCAAATGATATAGAAAGTTTGGAAGTATTAgatttatcttttaattgTATATCTGATTTAACACCATtgtttaaatattttccaAATCTAATTAATATAGATTTATCgtttaattatatatatgattatcaACAAATACAGCTATTTAGTGTACACCATCAACATATTGAATATTTGTctattttaaataattccttatatattaaaaaaatatattatgaaaatattcatttgCTGTTCCctcaaataaaaatatttaatgatataaCTATAACGAATAAAACAAATTTCGACATTAAGAATTATGCCtttatttgtaaaaataaagaaagGGTTTATGACGAATATGGAATGGACGATG ATGATCAAGACGGacataataaaaactaCATTAAAATAAAGAACATTAACAATGAACACTGTTTAAAGGTTtatgaagatataaatatacataattatgAAATGCACATACAAATGATAAATTTATCAAActtatatatgaaattaacctatttaaattttgaaatatttaaatatttaaaaatattagaCTTATCAAATAATGGTATTGAACATTTAACTAACTTAACACTCCCAAAACAATTAAAAGTATTAAatttaagaaataataaaatattttgtatagATTTTTTACATGATAAACTGGAGATTGAAATGCTTATAttagataataatgaattaaaaaatattaacaaagtgaatgtattaaaaaaattaaaaatattaagatGTTCtcataataaattatcTACTATACCATTATTCCAAAAATGTTCTTTAAAAGAAATGgatatacataataatttcataAAAGATATTACTCATATCgttttaattaaaaataaacaatcattaatatgtataaatatatacaacaataaaataaatttctTAAACTTAGATTTATATcttattcatatttttcctAATCTACtcatattaaataattcttGTGTCGAACGTAGACAAAACAgtgaaaaatattttaagaaCATTTATACTCTTGatgttttttttgatatatataatatgtatcCACCATATACATCTTTGCAATCTCTTGAGATTAATAACTtgaagataaaaaatattcttttcgatattaataatgataatttctataatttaaaatttttaaatatatccaataattatataaataatattcataatattgGCCCCTTGGACAACTTGAAG GCcttaatattaaataacaataagcacataaatgaaaattCTTTCATGGGGGAACATGAACGAAatgtattaaataattttaagaGTTTAGAA GATTTGGATATTAGCTTCTGTCTTTTATCGAAAACTaacttttttaaaaaatgtcCCAATTTAAAAAATCTGAAAACCTTGAATTTAGAGggaaataatattaactCAATTAAATACCTAGAGAATTTAGAGCGCTTGAAAGTGTTGAATTTATCAAATAACAAAATTTCCAAAATTTCTCCTGACTCTTTTCCTAAGAGTTTAGagaatttaaatatatctaataatttaattag AAATTTAAGCCCATTTGATAATTTGAAAAATGTAGAAACTTTAGATCTTAGGGTTAATAGGATTGACAATATTGACgaatttaaatatttgaaaaacttggagaaattaaaaaccttatatttaaatggaaatagaaaaataaaggagcattttataattattaaaaatatgcTTACACAAATAGaaaattttgataataaaattatgaaagaacaaaataatttaacTTCAAATTTGGAAGAAAAAAGAGAAGAATTTAAGCTTCATAAGGATataagtaaaaaaaatatattaataacaagtaataatgataataataataataataataattattataacgCCACCTATAATTATAGTAATATTAAATCCCCAgctaaaaataaaacaaaaatg
- a CDS encoding RNA methyltransferase, putative: MGDDEKYSFIDKVSKKHINKSNKKKKNNNNISNEENEKLNINNIEEEHKIDNTKESNVEQFNVSLNDDIKNSITKRIPNISRDLKLDVCVAIPSTIINNKSDVIKSYLTSFLARIFTIFSISKIYIYDDYLEQEHLINKPKNYGDYQNEKYKKDIKNNSNNVNKNMHINLKKDPNDNDQNTFDNIVNNEKNKEESPKYSYLCKYMHYNLQYLETPQYLRKHLFPITNFLKNSGLMNPVDAPHHLRSDEWLPFREGVVLQKSSNGIIVDVGLFSNVLIENVNYINIGTRVTVLFQSNSYELFQKKNPNVLFTGKLIHPSVPKLYNLYWGYSIEILKNLSDIFKLQVDYLIGTSERGKFIDDSMISFRDAKSVLIVFGNKDGLEDLLIKEKEKKKNKVFSPEKKIKVLNKMLKKFDLFINTCPCQTSRTIRTEEAITITLSLLHNILK, from the exons ATGGGAgatgatgaaaaatattcattCATAGATAAGGTAAgtaaaaaacatattaataaatcaaataaaaaaaaaaaaaataataataatataagtaatgaagaaaatgaaaaattaaatataaacaatatagAAGAAGAGCATAAAATAGATAATACTAAGGAAAGTAATGTAGAACAATTTAATGTTTCTCttaatgatgatataaaaaattctaTAACAAAAAGAATCCCTAATATAAGTAGGGATTTAAAGTTAGATGTTTGCGTAGCTATTCCTTcaacaataataaataataaaagtgaTGTTATTAAATCGTATTTAACTAGTTTTCTGGCAAGAATATTTACGATTTTTTCCATATcgaaaatatatatatatgatgattATTTGGAACAAGaacatttaataaataaaccaaaaaattatggggattatcaaaatgaaaaatataaaaaggatataaaaaataatagtaataatgttaataaaaatatgcatattaatttaaagAAAGACCCAAATGATAATGATCAGAATACTTTTGACAATATCgtaaataatgaaaagaaCAAAGAAGAATCGCCCAAATACTCttatttatgtaaatatatgcATTATAATTTACAATATTTAGAAACTCCTCAATACCTAAGAAAACATTTATTTCCAATtacaaattttttaaaaaattcagGACTTATGAATCCAGTAGATGCGCCTCATCATTTAAGGAGTGATGAATGGTTACCTTTTAGAGAAGGTGTAGTTCTTCAAAAATCGTCAAACGGAATTATTGTAGACGTTGGATTATTTTCAAATGTACTCATAGAAAatgtaaattatataaatattggAACAAGAGTTACCGTTTTATTTCAATCAAATTCATATGAACTctttcaaaaaaaaaacccTAACGTTTTATTTACAGGTAAATTAATACATCCATCTGTACCTAAGTTGTACAATTTATATTGGGGATATTCCattgaaatattaaaaaatttgagtgacatttttaaattacAAGTTGACTACTTAATTGGGACATCAGAAAGGGGAAAATTCATTGATGATTCTATGATATCTTTCAGGGATGcaaa aTCTGTACTTATCGTTTTTGGAAATAAAGATGGATTGGAAGATTTGTTAATTAAAGAAaaggagaaaaaaaagaacaaagTTTTTTCAcctgaaaaaaaaattaaagtattaaataaaatgttaaaaaagttcgatttatttattaatactTGTCCGTGTCAAACCTCTCGAACGATAAGAACTGAGGAGGCCATAACAATAACTTTATCACTgttacataatattttaaagtag